In the Streptomyces sp. SJL17-4 genome, GCGCTGACCAGTGACCTCTTCGACGCCCTCGACCCCGCCGAGCAGCTCGACACGGTGTTCTGGAACACCCCGTTCATCGAGGCGCCCGCCGACCGCCCGTACGCCGGGCACATCGAGCGCGCGGTCTTCGACCCCGGGTACGGCCTGGTGAACCGGTTCTTCCGCGACGTGGTGCGCCATCTGGCCGCCGACGGCCGGATCTACCTGGGCACCAGCGAGGCCATGGGCAACCCGTTCAAGATGCTGCGCGCCGCCGACGAGGCCGGATTCGAGGGAAAGCGGCTCCGCACCGAGTCCGTCGAGCTGCCCGCCGCCGAGTTCGGCGACTCCCCCGTGGTCAAGGCGCACACCGACGAACGCGGCATCGTCCACATGGACTTCACGCTCTACGAGTTCCGGCGCCGCTGACCACCCCGCGCACCGCCCCCGTACCTCCCCGCACCTCCCCGAACCTTCCCCGCACCGCCCCGTACCTCCCCCGCACCTTCCCCGCACCTCCCCGCACCTCCCCGTACCAAGGCACCACACGCACCAGCAGTTCCGACGCCATCGACCCACCCACACCCATCGGGGCGACCTGACGGAGCCCCGGGAGATTGGACATTGATGAACGCCAACAGGAACGCAGACGCGGTCGGTACCGGCTACGACACCGTCATCGCCGGAAACGGAGTCCTGGGACTGTCGCTCGCCTGGGTCCTGGCGCGACGCGGACAGCGCGTCGCCGTGCTCGGCCAGCCCCACCGGCCCTGGGCCGGATCGGCCGCGGCCGGCGCCATGCTCGGCTGTTTCGGCGAGGTCACCACCTCGCTGCTGGCCACCGAGCACGGTCGCCACAAGCTCGAACTCGGCATCAAGGCGACCGAGATGTGGGGACCGTGGCTGGACGAGCTGGAGGAGCAGACCGAGGGCGCGCCGATCAAGACCGCCCAG is a window encoding:
- a CDS encoding methyltransferase; the encoded protein is MDNELGYELGTWVVSQIQSPDRPTESTFSLLGREWDLLPEVFPPHTDPGPGLFASWVPYERGDRFLELGCGAGIAAVLAAQHGATRVLATDINPAAVQNARRNAERHGVTDRFTALTSDLFDALDPAEQLDTVFWNTPFIEAPADRPYAGHIERAVFDPGYGLVNRFFRDVVRHLAADGRIYLGTSEAMGNPFKMLRAADEAGFEGKRLRTESVELPAAEFGDSPVVKAHTDERGIVHMDFTLYEFRRR